One window from the genome of Treponema sp. OMZ 838 encodes:
- a CDS encoding BrnA antitoxin family protein yields the protein MNNGANSFTAKRMEELRKNIDFTDIPELTEKDFSEGHLKNWKPLKKPVSFRIDLDNLAWLQSSGVKGYQKRMNEVIRWARQNGCPVNQL from the coding sequence ATGAACAATGGTGCAAACAGTTTTACAGCTAAAAGAATGGAAGAATTGCGTAAAAATATCGATTTTACGGATATTCCGGAACTTACGGAAAAGGACTTTTCAGAAGGGCATTTAAAAAATTGGAAACCCTTAAAAAAACCGGTGTCCTTTAGAATAGACTTAGATAATTTGGCATGGTTGCAAAGTTCAGGTGTTAAAGGCTATCAAAAACGCATGAACGAAGTTATCCGCTGGGCACGGCAAAACGGATGTCCCGTTAATCAGCTATAG
- a CDS encoding BrnT family toxin produces MGENVIHGRFEWDKAKETLNIKKHGISFEEILPMFDDPLFWEKEDFAHSSLDETRYIGTAKINGFAVVVSCYTERERIRIISARISSNEEERLYEQWCKQFYS; encoded by the coding sequence ATGGGTGAAAATGTTATACATGGTCGTTTTGAATGGGATAAAGCTAAAGAGACGTTGAACATAAAAAAGCATGGTATTTCTTTTGAAGAAATACTGCCGATGTTTGATGATCCTCTTTTTTGGGAAAAGGAAGATTTTGCTCATTCAAGTTTAGATGAAACACGATATATCGGCACTGCTAAAATAAATGGATTTGCAGTGGTTGTTTCCTGCTATACGGAACGGGAACGGATTAGGATTATATCCGCCCGTATTTCGTCAAATGAAGAGGAAAGACTTTATGAACAATGGTGCAAACAGTTTTACAGCTAA
- a CDS encoding restriction endonuclease subunit S, whose protein sequence is MPDDWNEYRLGDFLPVVTGKKNANISSEKGRYPFFSCSQTISWTDEYSFDANAILVAGNGDFNVKWYNGKFEAYQRTYVLIPTISRYTSWLYYAVKFHLSEITKAARGSVINFITKGNLEDFRFIGPKDINNFTLIDQFTAINSAIDNNIKEIYTLSSLRDTLLPKLMSGEIDVSKIELE, encoded by the coding sequence ATGCCAGATGATTGGAATGAGTATCGGTTAGGAGATTTTTTGCCGGTAGTAACGGGAAAGAAAAATGCTAATATTTCATCAGAAAAAGGGCGCTATCCATTTTTCAGCTGCTCACAGACTATTAGTTGGACAGATGAATATTCATTTGATGCAAATGCAATTCTTGTTGCAGGCAACGGTGATTTTAATGTTAAGTGGTATAATGGAAAGTTTGAGGCATATCAACGTACATATGTGCTAATTCCAACAATTTCAAGATATACAAGTTGGCTATATTATGCTGTCAAATTTCATCTTTCTGAAATTACAAAAGCTGCGCGAGGTTCTGTAATTAACTTTATTACAAAAGGGAATCTCGAAGATTTCCGATTTATTGGCCCTAAAGATATTAATAACTTTACTCTTATAGATCAATTTACAGCTATTAATAGTGCTATCGATAATAATATAAAAGAGATATATACCCTTTCCTCTCTCCGCGACACCCTCTTACCAAAACTTATGTCGGGTGAAATCGATGTTTCAAAGATAGAGTTGGAATAA
- a CDS encoding restriction endonuclease subunit S — MRCEWKIYTLNQTCTNIYSGGTPSTKQSLFWNGDVNWLSSSETSKHFIYDTKKKITSEGVKFSATKKAQQGSIIVASAGQGYTRGQVSYLMIDTYVSQSVLVLVPKQNIILPLYLYYNLTNRYQELRQLSDGTSTRGGLSGWIMKRMEIRLPSITIQQKIVDILYDIDKKIELNRQINTNLLLLFLMLFVLLRIFLSR; from the coding sequence ATGAGATGTGAGTGGAAAATTTATACATTGAATCAAACCTGTACCAATATATATAGTGGTGGAACTCCTTCAACAAAACAATCATTATTCTGGAATGGGGATGTAAATTGGCTATCGTCCAGTGAAACATCAAAACATTTCATTTATGATACAAAGAAAAAAATCACCTCAGAGGGTGTAAAGTTTTCTGCGACTAAAAAAGCACAGCAAGGTAGTATCATTGTCGCTTCTGCCGGACAAGGCTATACTAGGGGACAAGTAAGTTATTTAATGATAGATACATATGTAAGTCAATCTGTGTTAGTTCTTGTTCCTAAACAAAATATCATTCTGCCGCTCTATTTATATTATAATCTAACTAATCGTTATCAGGAGCTTAGGCAATTATCAGATGGAACAAGTACAAGAGGAGGCCTTTCTGGTTGGATTATGAAAAGAATGGAAATACGGCTTCCTTCTATTACCATACAACAAAAAATTGTTGATATTTTATATGATATTGATAAAAAAATCGAGCTCAATCGACAGATAAATACTAATTTACTGCTGTTATTTTTGATGCTTTTTGTTTTGCTGCGGATATTTTTAAGCAGATAA
- a CDS encoding class I SAM-dependent DNA methyltransferase yields MPVKNNANIGFEKQIWDAACVLWGHIPAAEYRKVIIGLIFLRYISSAFEKRYAELVSDGDGFENDRDAYEEKNIFFVPEKARWNIIATAAHTPEIGIVIDTAMREIEAENKNLKNVLPQNYASHDLDKRVLGDVVDLFTNMDMDGTEESKDLLGRTYEYCIAQFAAYEGKKGGEFYTPASIVKTIVEILKPFSNCRIYDPCCGSGGMFVQSVRFINEHAGNRYGISVYGQESNADTWKMAKMNMAIRGIEVDFGSHQADTFFNDLHPTLKADYIMANPPFNLSNWGQDKLKDDVRWKYGLPPAGNANYAWIQHMIHHLSANGKIGLVLANGALSTQTSGEGQIRKNIIEADLIEGIVALPTQLFYSVTIPVTLWFISKNKKQKGKTVFIDARKMGHMVDKNHRDFSDEDIKKLGDTFEAFQNGTLEPVKGFCAIADTEEIARQDFILTPGRYVGIEEQEDDGEPFDDKMKRLTAELTGLFAKSHELEAEIRKNLGAIGYEM; encoded by the coding sequence ATGCCGGTAAAAAACAATGCGAATATCGGATTTGAAAAACAGATTTGGGATGCTGCATGCGTCTTGTGGGGACATATCCCTGCTGCCGAATACCGGAAAGTAATTATTGGACTGATTTTTTTACGGTACATTTCATCTGCATTTGAAAAACGCTATGCTGAGCTAGTGAGCGACGGTGACGGTTTTGAGAACGATCGCGATGCTTACGAAGAGAAAAATATTTTCTTTGTACCCGAAAAAGCTCGCTGGAATATCATCGCGACGGCAGCGCATACTCCGGAAATCGGCATTGTAATTGATACCGCAATGCGGGAAATAGAAGCAGAAAATAAAAACCTTAAAAATGTGCTGCCTCAAAATTATGCAAGTCATGATTTGGATAAGCGTGTTCTTGGTGATGTTGTTGACCTTTTTACCAACATGGATATGGATGGTACGGAGGAAAGCAAAGACTTGCTCGGCAGAACGTATGAATACTGCATTGCGCAGTTTGCTGCCTACGAGGGTAAAAAGGGCGGAGAGTTTTATACTCCCGCAAGTATTGTCAAAACTATTGTAGAAATACTCAAGCCGTTTTCCAACTGCCGCATCTATGATCCATGCTGCGGATCGGGCGGTATGTTCGTACAATCGGTTCGATTTATCAATGAACATGCGGGGAACCGCTACGGTATTTCAGTGTACGGACAAGAAAGCAATGCCGATACCTGGAAAATGGCAAAAATGAATATGGCAATCCGCGGTATCGAAGTTGATTTCGGCTCTCATCAAGCCGATACCTTTTTTAACGACTTACATCCAACCTTAAAAGCCGATTATATTATGGCAAATCCGCCCTTCAATCTCTCAAACTGGGGACAGGATAAGCTTAAAGATGATGTCCGCTGGAAATATGGGCTTCCTCCTGCCGGCAATGCGAACTATGCGTGGATACAGCACATGATACACCATCTTTCTGCTAACGGTAAAATCGGACTTGTACTTGCCAATGGTGCTCTTTCGACACAAACAAGCGGAGAAGGTCAAATCAGAAAAAATATTATTGAAGCAGACTTAATAGAAGGAATCGTTGCGCTGCCTACACAACTTTTTTACAGCGTTACTATTCCTGTTACCCTCTGGTTCATTTCAAAAAACAAAAAGCAGAAAGGAAAAACCGTATTTATCGATGCCCGCAAAATGGGACACATGGTAGATAAAAACCATCGGGATTTTAGCGATGAGGATATTAAAAAACTCGGCGATACTTTTGAAGCATTTCAAAACGGAACCTTAGAACCGGTAAAAGGCTTCTGTGCAATCGCCGATACGGAGGAGATTGCTCGGCAGGATTTTATCTTAACGCCGGGACGCTATGTCGGTATTGAAGAACAAGAAGATGATGGTGAACCTTTCGATGATAAAATGAAGCGTTTGACTGCCGAATTAACGGGACTCTTCGCAAAATCACACGAATTAGAAGCCGAAATACGTAAAAACCTTGGAGCAATCGGCTATGAGATGTGA
- a CDS encoding methyl-accepting chemotaxis protein, giving the protein MKKRFSLRYKLILIFGLLILLAGSIEGALAVYTSRKAVIEKVETHLIDKALNTAEIIDGRITAMFQFLEGITRMPIIQDNSRSFQEKMSILAKETQFNTVLKELYIADPSGKQHNIDGTTEDYATDPWFAVAVTGKRFIGVPDRDETRGNALFIAFSIPVYDRNKNLIGVLGADVDGHWITEQIKDIVVGETGYCYVINSDGTVIGHKDASLVDNFDNAQQRAQTDAQFNSRATFEKQALQNSEASIGSYTYDNISNIAAHALIKTTGWTVIIKAPYHEFMGTVDTLRSTMILIGFVILLTAIVIVYIISRAIVKPIQNAVSALQDIAQGEGDLTVRLPVHGNDEITDMAEYFNETIKKIGMSIHTVGTNSNNMEEIGNELASNMTETASAINQISANIDGVKQQALTQAASVTETAATVEEIVRTIKQLNTSIETQAASVAQSSSSVEEMVANIASIGQTLAKTDDVIKNLTGATGDGKATLVTSNTVTQKIAEESGSLLEASSVIQHIASQTNLLAMNAAIEAAHAGEAGKGFAVVADEIRKLAEESSIQGKTITTTLKALSGEIETLSASSKTVEEKFNTIFTLAEQVKEMSTILTESMREQENGSKEVLTAIKNINMVTVEVQAGSEEMLKGGEGVAEEMQKLDSLTRVITDSMNEMAAGAVQISNAVQDVNEITQKNKRSIEKLAEEVAKFKVQ; this is encoded by the coding sequence ATGAAAAAACGTTTTTCGCTTCGTTACAAACTTATCCTTATTTTCGGTCTTTTAATTTTACTTGCAGGTTCTATCGAAGGCGCTCTTGCGGTATATACGTCACGAAAAGCGGTAATCGAAAAAGTTGAGACCCATTTAATCGATAAAGCACTCAATACGGCGGAAATTATTGACGGACGAATAACAGCTATGTTTCAGTTTTTGGAAGGTATTACCCGTATGCCGATTATTCAAGATAATTCCAGATCATTTCAGGAAAAAATGAGCATTCTTGCTAAAGAAACCCAGTTCAATACCGTACTGAAAGAATTATATATAGCCGATCCCTCAGGAAAGCAGCATAATATCGACGGTACGACGGAAGATTACGCAACCGACCCTTGGTTTGCCGTAGCCGTTACCGGAAAAAGATTTATCGGCGTTCCCGATCGTGACGAAACACGCGGTAATGCGCTGTTTATCGCTTTCTCTATACCTGTCTACGATAGGAACAAAAACTTGATCGGTGTACTGGGAGCCGATGTTGACGGTCATTGGATAACTGAACAGATTAAAGACATTGTTGTAGGCGAAACGGGATATTGCTATGTCATCAATTCTGATGGAACGGTTATAGGGCATAAAGATGCTTCTCTTGTCGATAATTTTGATAATGCACAACAGCGGGCACAAACAGACGCACAGTTTAATTCTCGTGCAACCTTTGAAAAACAAGCTCTGCAAAACAGCGAGGCTTCAATCGGCAGTTATACATACGACAATATTTCGAATATTGCAGCTCATGCTCTGATAAAGACAACGGGCTGGACTGTTATTATCAAAGCTCCGTATCACGAATTTATGGGAACCGTCGATACCTTACGCAGCACTATGATACTGATAGGGTTTGTCATTTTACTCACGGCAATTGTTATTGTATATATTATCTCCCGTGCAATAGTAAAACCGATTCAAAATGCCGTTTCTGCATTGCAGGATATCGCACAAGGCGAAGGAGATTTAACGGTACGGCTGCCTGTACACGGTAATGACGAAATTACCGATATGGCAGAATACTTCAATGAAACAATCAAAAAAATCGGTATGTCGATACATACCGTCGGTACAAACAGTAACAACATGGAAGAAATCGGGAATGAACTTGCATCCAATATGACTGAAACAGCAAGCGCTATAAATCAAATCAGTGCAAATATCGATGGCGTAAAACAACAAGCTTTAACGCAAGCGGCAAGCGTTACCGAAACAGCCGCTACTGTTGAAGAAATCGTACGCACAATTAAGCAGCTGAATACCAGTATTGAAACGCAAGCGGCAAGTGTCGCCCAATCTTCATCTTCCGTAGAAGAGATGGTTGCAAATATCGCCTCTATCGGACAGACCCTTGCAAAAACCGATGATGTAATCAAAAATTTGACCGGTGCAACAGGAGACGGTAAAGCAACACTTGTAACCTCAAATACCGTAACACAAAAGATTGCCGAAGAATCCGGTTCGCTGCTGGAAGCATCGAGCGTTATTCAACATATTGCCTCGCAGACAAACCTTTTAGCGATGAATGCCGCCATTGAAGCAGCCCATGCAGGAGAGGCGGGAAAAGGTTTTGCGGTTGTTGCAGATGAAATTCGCAAGCTCGCAGAAGAATCTTCAATACAAGGAAAAACCATCACAACAACGCTGAAAGCATTATCCGGTGAAATTGAAACCCTTTCCGCTTCGTCCAAGACGGTAGAAGAGAAATTTAATACTATTTTCACCCTTGCGGAGCAGGTGAAGGAAATGAGTACCATCCTTACGGAATCGATGAGGGAACAGGAAAACGGCAGTAAAGAAGTATTAACGGCTATTAAGAATATCAATATGGTAACAGTGGAAGTACAAGCCGGTTCTGAGGAAATGCTGAAAGGCGGTGAAGGTGTCGCAGAGGAGATGCAAAAATTGGACAGTCTAACCCGCGTTATCACCGACAGTATGAATGAGATGGCAGCTGGCGCGGTGCAGATTAGCAATGCAGTACAGGACGTCAACGAAATTACGCAGAAGAATAAGCGGAGTATTGAAAAGCTGGCAGAGGAGGTCGCTAAGTTTAAGGTACAATAG
- a CDS encoding C69 family dipeptidase produces MKKMCLFLLVAAASVWTGMSNAFGCTGFVAGKDATADGFRIIARTEDLSGAHNKTFKVYPHKKNRKPVQFADSIGFKIELPKESYRYTAICDAEQSEGIYDEVGFNEHGVAMSATVSASPGKAAEAADPLVENGLSEASMTTVVLPYVTTAREGVERIAKIVDTYGSAEGNILFIADDKESWYMEIYTGHQYAAVKVPDDMYAVVPNCFLLGYIDTASKDVIASKDLINLPKAKGFYKEVDGKFHAGLTYGEEMSDYNRVRLWGGQNKLSPSAKVAYDTKLFSLWRKADKKIALEDVMELQRYRYEDTDKNANLPENAGVRAIGTPTSMECHIIQMKDTLPKAVGGVMWMAMANAEHSVYLPFYGNITDTYSAYKVDNEMYTPDSFYWLMRSINVFSALNRDMYGKNVRSYWKAYEQKLIKEQKDKDAEIARLYTKKGESAAAKYATKLGNDQAADVFAKAQKIYPELVGFAAKNEGRTPKKAFEPSVAKEK; encoded by the coding sequence ATGAAAAAAATGTGTCTGTTTTTATTGGTTGCCGCAGCTAGCGTATGGACAGGAATGTCTAATGCTTTCGGCTGTACCGGCTTCGTTGCAGGAAAGGATGCAACAGCCGACGGCTTTCGTATCATTGCACGGACTGAAGATTTAAGCGGTGCCCATAACAAAACCTTTAAGGTATATCCGCATAAGAAAAACAGAAAGCCGGTACAGTTTGCCGACTCAATCGGCTTTAAAATCGAATTACCGAAAGAGAGTTATCGGTATACCGCTATCTGCGATGCCGAACAATCCGAAGGCATCTACGACGAAGTCGGTTTTAACGAGCACGGCGTTGCTATGAGCGCAACCGTTTCAGCATCTCCGGGAAAAGCAGCGGAAGCAGCTGACCCGCTTGTTGAAAACGGACTGTCTGAAGCATCTATGACAACCGTTGTGCTGCCGTATGTTACCACCGCACGGGAAGGCGTTGAACGGATTGCAAAGATTGTAGATACCTACGGTTCAGCTGAAGGCAATATCCTTTTTATTGCAGACGATAAAGAAAGCTGGTACATGGAAATTTATACCGGCCATCAGTATGCGGCGGTTAAAGTTCCGGACGATATGTATGCGGTAGTACCTAATTGCTTCTTGCTCGGCTACATTGATACGGCAAGTAAAGATGTTATTGCATCAAAAGATTTAATCAATTTGCCTAAGGCAAAAGGTTTTTATAAAGAAGTTGACGGTAAATTCCATGCGGGGCTTACTTATGGAGAAGAAATGAGCGACTACAACCGTGTACGGCTTTGGGGAGGACAAAATAAACTCTCACCGTCCGCTAAGGTTGCGTATGACACGAAGCTATTCTCTTTGTGGAGAAAGGCTGACAAGAAAATCGCGCTTGAAGATGTAATGGAATTGCAGCGCTACCGCTATGAAGATACCGATAAAAATGCAAATTTACCGGAAAACGCAGGAGTTCGCGCAATCGGTACACCGACTTCTATGGAGTGTCATATCATTCAGATGAAAGACACATTACCGAAAGCAGTCGGCGGTGTAATGTGGATGGCGATGGCAAATGCAGAACATTCAGTATATCTGCCATTCTATGGCAACATTACGGACACCTACTCTGCGTATAAAGTAGACAACGAAATGTATACACCCGATTCGTTTTACTGGCTGATGCGGTCTATCAATGTCTTTTCAGCATTAAACAGGGATATGTATGGAAAGAATGTCCGCAGCTATTGGAAAGCCTATGAGCAAAAGCTGATTAAAGAGCAGAAAGACAAAGATGCTGAAATTGCACGGCTCTATACCAAAAAAGGTGAATCCGCCGCAGCAAAATATGCAACCAAATTAGGAAACGACCAAGCAGCCGATGTGTTTGCTAAAGCACAGAAAATATACCCGGAACTGGTAGGTTTTGCAGCAAAGAACGAAGGCAGAACTCCTAAAAAAGCCTTTGAACCGTCTGTAGCAAAAGAAAAATAA
- a CDS encoding methyl-accepting chemotaxis protein, with translation MKKRFSLRYKLILIFGLLIWAASAVEIALGIFMARRAVIEKIKAHLTDKAIDVAGFIDERITARFLFLEGISRMPILTDPTTSLYEKHLFLKKEAEATTRVDDMYMIDTAGNMYLADGRTLSMSDREYFRAAMQGKQFVSDAHASRVDNQTVFVFAMPIYDSMHTIVGVLAARVSVQQLANLIKDIVIGETGNCFIMGQTGTIIADKDSSLTAKQLNVIEQGKNDPVFASAAAFLQRALQTDKSEVGYYTYQGVQYISSFAKVNTTGWNAVIRAPVKEFMGDVNLLGKTMGLMSLGIFVAVLLIIYVIAKKIVKPIQHVATALQDIAQGEGDLTVRLPVQGNDEITDMSEYFNQTIAKIGTSVQAVGISSNTMEEIGTELASNMTETASAVHEISANIDGVKQQALTQAASVTETAATVEEIVRTIKQLNSSIEIQAASVAQSSSSIEEMVANIASIGQTLVKTDSAIKELTTATGDGKATLVTTNTVTQKIAEESSSLLEASSVIQHIASQTNLLAMNAAIEAAHAGEAGKGFAVVADEIRKLAEDSATQGKTITTTLKNLSGEIETLSASSKTVEEKFNSIFTLAEQVKDMSARVTGAMREQENGSKEVLTAIKNINMVTTEVRSGSDEMLKGGEGVAEEMQKLDNLTRMITDSMNEMATGAVQINNAIQEVNEITQKNKRSIENLAIEVGKFKV, from the coding sequence ATGAAAAAGCGCTTTTCTCTTCGGTATAAGCTGATTTTAATTTTCGGCTTACTTATCTGGGCGGCATCCGCTGTCGAAATTGCGTTAGGTATTTTTATGGCGCGCCGTGCTGTAATCGAGAAAATTAAAGCACACCTGACCGACAAGGCTATCGATGTCGCAGGATTCATCGACGAACGCATTACGGCACGCTTTTTATTCCTTGAAGGTATTAGCCGTATGCCAATTCTCACAGATCCGACAACCTCATTGTATGAAAAGCACCTCTTCTTAAAAAAAGAGGCTGAGGCAACGACAAGAGTAGACGACATGTATATGATCGATACCGCAGGTAATATGTATCTCGCTGACGGACGAACACTTTCTATGAGCGATCGTGAGTATTTTAGGGCAGCAATGCAAGGCAAACAATTTGTAAGCGATGCTCATGCTTCGCGAGTTGACAACCAAACCGTTTTCGTTTTTGCAATGCCTATTTATGACAGCATGCACACCATTGTCGGAGTGCTTGCTGCGCGGGTTTCTGTTCAACAGCTTGCTAATCTCATTAAAGATATAGTAATAGGCGAAACAGGCAACTGCTTTATTATGGGACAGACGGGAACTATTATTGCAGATAAGGATTCAAGTCTAACAGCCAAACAACTGAATGTGATAGAACAAGGAAAAAACGATCCGGTGTTTGCTTCTGCCGCAGCATTTTTGCAAAGAGCATTGCAGACGGATAAAAGCGAAGTCGGATACTACACCTATCAGGGCGTTCAGTACATATCATCCTTTGCTAAAGTTAACACGACCGGCTGGAATGCCGTTATACGCGCACCGGTAAAGGAATTTATGGGAGATGTTAACCTTCTCGGAAAAACAATGGGGCTTATGAGTCTCGGCATATTTGTTGCTGTTTTACTCATTATATATGTTATCGCTAAGAAAATAGTAAAACCGATACAACATGTGGCAACCGCTTTGCAAGATATTGCACAAGGGGAAGGAGATTTAACCGTCCGACTGCCGGTACAGGGTAATGATGAGATTACCGATATGTCGGAATACTTTAATCAAACAATTGCAAAGATCGGTACGTCAGTACAGGCAGTCGGTATAAGCTCAAATACAATGGAAGAAATTGGAACCGAATTGGCTTCCAATATGACTGAAACTGCAAGCGCGGTTCATGAAATCAGTGCGAATATCGATGGCGTAAAACAGCAAGCATTAACCCAAGCAGCAAGCGTTACCGAAACCGCCGCAACCGTCGAAGAAATTGTCCGTACCATCAAACAGCTAAATAGCAGCATAGAAATACAAGCAGCCAGTGTTGCACAATCTTCGTCATCTATAGAAGAGATGGTTGCAAATATTGCCTCTATCGGGCAAACGCTTGTTAAAACAGACAGTGCCATTAAAGAGCTGACAACCGCTACAGGAGACGGCAAAGCAACACTCGTAACAACCAATACCGTAACACAGAAAATTGCCGAAGAATCCAGCTCGCTGTTAGAAGCCTCAAGTGTTATTCAGCATATTGCATCGCAGACAAACTTATTGGCAATGAATGCCGCAATCGAGGCTGCTCATGCAGGCGAAGCAGGAAAAGGCTTTGCCGTTGTTGCCGATGAAATCCGCAAATTGGCAGAAGATTCTGCAACGCAAGGAAAAACGATTACCACAACACTCAAAAACTTATCCGGTGAAATTGAAACACTTTCCGCTTCATCGAAGACGGTAGAAGAAAAATTCAATAGTATCTTCACCCTTGCCGAACAGGTTAAAGATATGAGCGCCCGCGTGACCGGAGCGATGCGTGAACAGGAAAACGGCAGTAAAGAAGTACTAACAGCTATTAAGAACATCAACATGGTAACCACGGAAGTACGATCCGGTTCTGACGAAATGCTGAAAGGCGGAGAAGGGGTCGCAGAAGAAATGCAGAAACTGGATAATCTTACTCGAATGATAACCGACAGCATGAACGAAATGGCTACAGGAGCCGTGCAGATTAACAATGCCATACAGGAAGTAAACGAGATCACACAAAAGAACAAACGGAGTATCGAGAATTTGGCAATTGAGGTTGGAAAATTTAAGGTGTAA
- a CDS encoding DUF4177 domain-containing protein, with amino-acid sequence MAFGFDSGTLKANGSNKDRYVVLQVVLTEKFLGTGSGTASLTNLQAAINEQAAKGYRLHTISTTSSGSKGFLGGDKIQATMVFERIDAFSAE; translated from the coding sequence ATGGCATTTGGATTTGATTCAGGAACACTGAAAGCTAATGGTTCAAACAAAGATCGGTATGTGGTTTTGCAAGTTGTCTTAACGGAGAAATTCCTTGGTACAGGTTCAGGAACTGCAAGCCTTACAAATTTACAAGCTGCTATTAATGAACAAGCAGCCAAAGGCTATCGATTGCATACAATTTCTACGACGTCTTCAGGCTCTAAAGGTTTCCTCGGAGGGGATAAAATTCAGGCGACTATGGTTTTTGAAAGAATCGATGCTTTTTCAGCAGAATAA